The Helicoverpa armigera isolate CAAS_96S chromosome 18, ASM3070526v1, whole genome shotgun sequence genome segment AGGGTGCTCTGAAGTGGAAGGGTCCACGAGCGGGGTTCACATTGCACCTCTTACGAAGGAATGACATGAACTTCAATTTGTTCCTGCAATTAATACACGTTGTTAAAAGTCATTCATTTTAAACTTAGATTTTGCTGTCAGGGTAGTAGTATCAGAAAACTTATGAGTAACAACATCTATTTCTCAATATTCAGTCGCAAATTACCCAAGTAAGACATCATTTGAGATCTCATGTCTGCAaaacacttaatttttttttgtataaacgtggtatttaaaaaaaatatgaaaaagtaaCAACTACCAGTGTGTTGTTCCTAAACACATTTTCGGTATTAATATCACCACAATTTAATAGCGAGGAAAATAGGGGTTAGAATTTCTAGATTTACTTGAAAACAAGTTAAACAAAGAGATTATAGAGCAGATAAAAAAATGCTTCTTACCTGAAGAAGTTACCAGAGATGTTGATCTGCTCACATCGCACGACCACGACTTTGTTACCTTCCAACAGGACCTTAGCGATAACTGCGGCCAGGCGGCCGAGCAGATGGCCACGGCCATCGATCACTATGGCCTGGAACACAAGTATCCACACTGGTTACAAACTGCCGCTGACGTACCGTATAACCTCAAAATGAAGTTCACTATTTGCAATCCAGACGGCTTTGGAACATGATTTTACCAGGTTTGAACTCAGATTTTTTAGCAAAAGATTAAATACGAACAGTTTCAGGTAATGTGATCCAGCAACAAATGCTAAACACGAGAAAGCACGTGTGAATCGTGTGATGCATGGGCAGTGCATGTTGTTAATTTTTGTAACACAGttgaaactgataaaattaaagaataaaGTGCACATTGCATCTTGAGATTAGTTATTTGGTTCACTTGAATGTattttagttgattttcatattttttcttctcaCCTTATTGCTAAAGCCCGTCATTTTCACGACAACAAAACGGAAAAGgataactttttaaaacaatatggcTACCGGACATTCACCAAAGACGATTGTGTTGCAACAGTAAAAATTTGATGGGCACATTTAGTCGATTAATTAAATGTTACTAATCTTTATTTTAATCACGGAATCAACACAATATAAAAAGCAAATTCGTGAAACGATGAGTGAAAAGGTTTAAGATAGATTCATGCTTTACCTTtacatacaacaaaaatatgtgcAGAGGGTAAAGTTaaggtgagttcgggtggctcatcgtccctctgtctacttagacgacagacccgtgtccacgcgctcctcaaagagatgtcagcaaccccagcggggcccagcagggccaaggcctgccggggctgcgggttgttcgaaagagataccgcggccctggtacataaaaggcctatgacggaacacgacggtttttagtcagtaagagtctgacactccctcaccgctgctaacccacagcgggaggggtcatttgatgatttttgacgtcggcaAAAAAAAAGGTAGAAGCGGAACGGAACTTCAGCGCAGcggaatttattatttcacaaatttacttacatttatattaatggGACATATTCATCGCATTATTTATTGAATGCAAATCGGAATATCGGATAAACGGAGACCACGGATTTGGTGGGAACGACATCATAGAATAGAATATCATAGTTTGGTATTTTGTCTATGATTTGAGATCTCAAATAATGACGTTTTTGACATTGTTTTGGTCGTAATCCAAGAATATCCCATGATATAAATATTACGTGTACTCTAAGCACTGGGTAAAAAAGATACTGAATGCTTTAGctgaaaatgtttatatttcttAAAAGCTCATCAATACTTAGTTAAACATGGAGATTCCATATAGAAAGATTGCGATTTACGTATTAACATTCGTAGCCTATGCTTACACTGGCATGGGCTCGAGTATGTTACGAAACTTAAAAGATGCAGTTTTATCGGCTGAGTCTGTGTTTGGAGACATGTTTAAGAATGCTATTACTGTAGCCGAGAAGTTCAGATCTCTACATGAAGTCTTCGACGCAGCTGTGGAAGAGAACTGCATATTTAGTTGCCCTGAAGGTATAACACCGCCATTCAATAAACCATTTCACATCATTGCGACATATtccttatttaaattgtatttcagGATCGAAACCAGTTCGCAACAGAAACCACATTCCTTCATCTGATGGCTGCGGCTCTCTTGGCTTTGAAATTGCATCAGAATACTTGCCGCTCGAAGAAATGACAAAATGTTGTGATTCCCATGATATTTGCTACGATACTTGTAACAGTGGGAAAGAGGCTTGTGATCTTGAGTTCAAAAGGTGCCTCTACAACTACTGTGATAGTTACAAGTCAGTAAATGTAGCAGGAGATACAATTACAAAAGGTATgaactaaaattttaaaagacTTGATTTCTTTATTGGAGAgccttcatcatctgccttgcctTATTTATTGCAAAGCCTTTCACACCACTATGGTACTGAAAATCGAGGGTTAAGAACTTCTTCTTAGTCGTTTCCCTCACTGCTGAGGATCGTGACTCCTTCTGATCTTGTCCACTAGATGTCGCCATTTATTGCGTTCTGTTGCTTGATGCATTGCAACATTCATAGGCATCTCCAGCTCTTTGGTAATTtggttaagaactagagtagcgtaagggcaaaaatacaaaaaaaaatttttttcaccattcgtttatttaatccccatatttttatgtgccaaAAAACTGGAACGATGTAGTGAGTTGATTGCTTAGTACAACAATAacgtataacaaaaaaagatatttgtttattgctaaaatgaagtatttctacttacaataatcttgacaatattttctcaaaaaaattacgAGCACAACGATCGTAACTCCATTTACAGAGCGAATAAGACACCAAAATATGCCTTCAATGTAATCGCTTAAATAACGTATCTTGTTATACGTTATTAACGCAGAAAGTTTGATTATGTAGGCTTAGTTTGTTTCGTGCCAAATAAACGTAAAGTACCGCTACTGCCTTGTTTCGTAAGCTTCCGTAATTTTTCTTCCTGCCAAAAAAACGTAAGGGTGGGATACGCTACTATGGCACTAATTTATGTAACAGCCAAAATGACGTATGTCaaccagtttttgaaaaataaattttattaaaatgaaaccgtattttgattgaccaaaaagttacattattctgtagccgataaataaagttttattattagtaaaaatcagATATCTAACTACTATAGATATGCCACAAAAAGGGCTATAAGATAACAGTAGGTGAATTTGAGTTGTTTTCGGGCTCTCCTGAGAAGTTGTCATTTTggccttacgctactctagttcttaacccacgaaatataaaatagattatCTTATCAAAAGATATTATCTTTGCTTTGCATCACATTGAGTAATTTTTCAGTATCATCATTATTTCATCTGAAACATAATGTACAACTGTATTATGTTTCATTACAGGTTGCAAAGGAGCAGCAAAATTACTATTCACTGGCACTCTAACACTTGGTTGTAAGTCCTATTTGGATGCACAGAAAAACGCATGCTACTGTCCaccagtaaaaaataataaatataagaaataccCAGGAAATGGAGATTTATAATCAGGCTTCTGTTTTGCTGTTTGATTGTCCTTAGTTTACCAAAGAATGTGGCTAAAAGCTTTTgtgatacatatttattcaaatttaatttaaaaatctttgagTAGGACACGTTACATGCTTATATGGACAGCACCTTGTCTACCCACAGATACCTAAAAGTTTCTGCACAACAACTTGTGCTATGTTCCATAAAGAGTTTGGTTACCACTggattaatgaaatgaaaatggaaaatgaaGAATGTTGATttggataattttaataattccaaAACTTGATTGGCAACAGGTGTTATAGGTTGGGTCCTTATGAAGTAGGTATTAAAACtagttttaagtataatatCAAAGTGATTTAACATGTACTTTGTTTATaccttttttatatgaaaaaataaaagttggttTGTTTATatcagtttattattttagcgATAAAAATTACATCTTATTTGTTGGAATTATaccttaatattaaataatttattcactaAATTTAGATTATGGGGCTTCTTACAAATCTCATGCAAGCACTGGAAGGATGAGCTAGCCATCACATATCAGGTGATTGCTACTTACCTCCTTAAGGGAGGTTCAGGCCTTCATAGATACACACACTACTAAATGGACGCataatcaaatacatattttataattcaatATGTTGagcgtataaaaataattcattacaatgtaaataaatgcttgtaaaaatattttatagtggattaataattttattgtttgatctTAGTGATTTTACCTTAGCATCAAAACATAAATCTGAGCGATTGCTTGTTGCACTTCTGACAAGACAGATTTAATTCTATGTTAGGAGTTCTTTGATTTCATCTTTTTCTGCAGCATCGATGTATGGTGTTCCATCTGGGGTTTTTCCATTTTTAGATGCACCCTGTAAAGTTACAAACACGTTTTATTGGTGAGACTTACTATATTCAAGGACAATCTGATTAAAAAGAATACAGCATTGTTCATGAGTCATAAGTCACATTGTTATCTGTCTTTATTGCTAGAACAATTCCAGGTGAACATTACaatgatattcaaataaaaactctagtaactgttatttgatttcaagTGTTTAATGcatgaaattatgtttttgcCTCAGCTGTGAAATTGCAAGTCATGCATATTCATGATGCATGTGAAAAAGCACCATTCACTGTTCTTACTTACATTTTTGAGTAATGTCTTGACACAGTCTGTATGACCTTCCCAAATAGCTGCTAACAGTACAGAGATGCCATGTTTGTCCAACATCTGGAAAACAAAGATGACAATCAGAACACATTTTCTAGAACAGTTGTATGTATTCTTGAATAAATGAATTCCCACTTACATTAGGGTCTGCTCCCTTGTCCAGCAGGTAGTTGAGAACAGCTGTTTGACCATAATCTGCAGCATAGTGAAGAGGTACTCTCCCATCAATTAATGCATTGACATCAATTTTCtgaaatgataattttatacatttaaattgtGCAGGTAAGTTTCTTTGAAGGGGACAAGGGTTGTGAATGCGTATTTATATGATAATAATAGCTTTGTATAAGTTTGTGCCTGCATTGACGTAAACCTGAAATctattacatataattattaaaggaatagctaaatatttaattgaagttCTAAGTAATATTCACAGTAAACGACAAGTATTTGAGAAAGGAAATTGTATGGTTTTTTGATTACGTGAAACGCTTTTCTTTAATATTGACAAAATTTAACTTGAATTTAATGAGAAACATTGCTTTCTCTTGCCAACAACTGACTCTTCACGTCGAAAAGAACTGGCTTATGTATACTAGTGTAGCGTAACACTTACCTTGTTTTCTACTATGTCTTTTACTTGGTCAATATCGCCATTCTTAATTCCCCAAACTAATTCACTCATTGTTGCGTACTTTCTAAACCCTTGTTTAAGCAAAATTGTCTGGATTTATTCCGGAATCGAAACAACAATGGATGGCGTTCTTTGACATGCATGACATGTGTCAAAGTTGAATAAGGATGCACCAAAATTAACTGTGGCAAAGTAACGAAACTTGCAGgaaggaaataaaatgtttctacaGCAAGAATAAATTCTCAGTATAAATTCTAGACCTACAATAATAcagtgtaataaaaacaaattattttgtccTTTTTTCGAGAATTATCTTAACACCAGCATTGCAATGGCAACAGGACATGAGTCAATGTCAAAGCTGTCAATATAAAGTTCAATGAACTGCGAATCGTTGCTCTTGAAATCTTGAAATACTGGGATAATAACGTATAATGCTATTTGAATTTCTTAAATATTGTTGATATCACGTAAATTATGGAGGAAAGTTTTGGTGATTTAGCTTTAGTACCCGAAGACGCTCGTGCTGCTACGAAACATATATTGGTGAATATCGAATTTTGTGACATAATTTGAATAATCATGTtttgtgaattatttaaatcttaaaacCACTTTCAGACCTTGATACTGGACAAAATTCATCCTCTAACATTGCGTTTACGTCATAAACTATCGTTATTTGAGGATACTGACGGGGATATATCAAAAGTTCGTGAAGTCTACACATTATGTTCAAGtcagataaataaatgtttgatcaGTTTATTTGACGTCTTCAAAGTGGAATTTCGCCATCAAACGCTGTTGCAGGTATTGCTTTTtacctttaaatatttaattcactccgcccctaagacgacccactgaccttTAATTCAGATTTTGtggatttttaataataagtacaTGACATATTCACCACATAGCTATTTCTCCATGAAATTTTTGTCttaatcacaaaaaaatctataacaTTCTTGTTTGAATTTCAGGAAAGCCGTCAGTATGCAGTTGAAAGATTATCATGGTGCATCAACAAGTTAACGTCCATAGAGAATTACCTAGAGAAGTCATCATTCTCTTCTCAGACCAGTGACAGCACAAATGACTCCTTCAACATTACTACTATGTATTTTGTCAACTGGATTGACCATACATTTGAGGTTCTTGGCAAACTTGGCGATGCTATCTATAAGACAGATTATAAAGAGTCGGAAGAACTTTATGATCAGTGGAAGGACCAGGTCAGTGAAATGGATGAATTTTCACACAGCTGAAAGAGGGGTGGATCCAGCAAAAAAAGGTTGTTGCACATCCGTCCGATGTGGCTTATAATTCACATACTTCACATTCAGAACATTTTGTTAGGTGAGGGAGTACATAGTAgtacataaattaaatcaaGTATTATTGTATTTGCAGATGGTTGAATGTGTGAGTGAGTTGCATGTGTCAATTGATGAACTCCTATTGTCAGCAATGACACTGTGTCGGTACTGCTTAGCTGATGATCAACATATTGTGAAGGCACGCTGCCAAGTGgtatgtatctatactaatattataaagctgaagagtttgtttgattgtttgaacgcgctaatctcaggaactactggtccgatttaaacaattctttcggtgttagatatttttatccgggttcgtgcaaaggttcccacgggatgcgggtgaaaccgctggcagaagctagtttcttataatgcttaatttttggCAATTTCTTAATAAATGTGTTGATCATGTGTCACACAAGAGATACTGTTGGGGTCTGCTACTAGTTTAattgaatgcagctgagtatcataATCTACTAAACAACTAAATTGATATAAACCTTTTTTCAGGTCCTCAGAGAAACAAAAGCATTGCTCAGTGAATTAATAGAGGGGGACCTCAGCTCAGCCGTAAAAGCATCTCCAGAAACTCTAAAACTGCCAATAATGCCATCAAATGTCAATGTCCTGATTGATGTGCTGAAAGATGTCCTATATGCATTAGAGACTAATACAAATACAGCTTTGTT includes the following:
- the LOC110380225 gene encoding group XIIA secretory phospholipase A2, translating into MEIPYRKIAIYVLTFVAYAYTGMGSSMLRNLKDAVLSAESVFGDMFKNAITVAEKFRSLHEVFDAAVEENCIFSCPEGSKPVRNRNHIPSSDGCGSLGFEIASEYLPLEEMTKCCDSHDICYDTCNSGKEACDLEFKRCLYNYCDSYKSVNVAGDTITKGCKGAAKLLFTGTLTLGCKSYLDAQKNACYCPPVKNNKYKKYPGNGDL
- the LOC110380226 gene encoding myotrophin; the protein is MSELVWGIKNGDIDQVKDIVENKKIDVNALIDGRVPLHYAADYGQTAVLNYLLDKGADPNMLDKHGISVLLAAIWEGHTDCVKTLLKNGASKNGKTPDGTPYIDAAEKDEIKELLT